Proteins from a genomic interval of Pseudodesulfovibrio nedwellii:
- a CDS encoding very short patch repair endonuclease gives MDRIKSDIFTPEKRSEVMSKIRGKNTRPELFVRSLLHRIGYRFRLHRKDLPGKPDLVLSKYRTVVFVHGCFWHQHDGCKSSGFPKSNQPFWKEKLLRNKARDKRNIAALESLGWNVIVVWECETKVKNKEKLVERLIEEIENKNV, from the coding sequence ATGGATAGAATTAAGTCTGATATTTTTACCCCTGAGAAACGTAGCGAGGTAATGAGCAAGATCCGTGGCAAAAATACTCGCCCGGAACTGTTTGTTAGGTCTTTGCTTCATAGAATTGGTTACCGGTTCAGGTTGCATAGGAAAGACCTGCCGGGGAAGCCCGACTTGGTACTATCAAAGTATCGCACTGTTGTATTTGTCCATGGATGCTTTTGGCACCAGCATGATGGTTGCAAATCGTCAGGCTTCCCGAAAAGCAATCAGCCTTTCTGGAAAGAAAAGCTATTAAGGAATAAAGCTAGAGATAAAAGAAATATTGCAGCACTTGAAAGTCTTGGCTGGAATGTGATCGTTGTTTGGGAATGTGAGACGAAAGTTAAGAATAAAGAAAAGTTAGTAGAAAGACTGATAGAAGAGATTGAGAATAAAAATGTCTGA
- a CDS encoding DNA cytosine methyltransferase has translation MSEWVNKKITKAKKRGYYRTVDLFAGCGGMSLGFDRAGFKSVAAIELNDKARDSHVLNFSQKVSCGYRSFSDIRTTPPEVAVEHLCVGGDSAETAVDVVVGGPPCQAFSRLGRAALWRLAGKDYAHASDDRAAYYLDYLRYITALKPLAFVMENVREIGKFVKKNIAEEIAVTAEALGYETRYALLNAAWYGVPQLRERMFIVGIRKEFGVFPEFPSIERKYNLPVGYSTARAGNGHAQVLSPCDHYVDHFKKKSRLQPAVSASEAFYDLPPITWHLDGRNGKGNKRDTSKFFDYLKRDSTFSKKMKEWPGFRSQEQFDGNVIRYTPRDYETFKRMPHGGMYPEALETANAIFIERIAEEEKKLGVKIKERSEKWNEVFKATVPPYKNNRYPNKFRKMWPDHPARTVPAHIGKDSYSHIHFDNEQARCISVREAARLQSFPDAFRIAGSMNAQLTQIGNAVPPLLAWAVAKALDDRLDKGFMNICR, from the coding sequence ATGTCTGAATGGGTGAATAAGAAAATTACAAAGGCTAAAAAGCGCGGTTACTACAGGACTGTTGATCTTTTTGCTGGATGTGGTGGCATGAGTCTTGGTTTTGATCGTGCTGGCTTTAAGTCTGTCGCAGCTATTGAGCTAAACGATAAGGCTAGGGACTCACATGTGTTAAATTTTTCCCAGAAAGTGTCATGTGGGTATAGGTCCTTTTCGGACATCCGAACGACCCCGCCAGAGGTCGCCGTTGAACACCTTTGTGTCGGTGGGGATTCTGCAGAAACTGCCGTGGATGTTGTCGTTGGTGGGCCGCCTTGCCAAGCTTTTTCAAGACTTGGTCGTGCTGCTCTTTGGCGGTTGGCTGGTAAAGATTATGCCCATGCTTCTGATGATCGCGCAGCTTACTATTTAGACTATTTAAGGTATATAACAGCGCTTAAGCCCTTAGCGTTTGTGATGGAAAATGTGCGAGAAATCGGTAAATTTGTGAAAAAGAATATTGCCGAGGAAATAGCTGTTACCGCTGAAGCATTGGGCTATGAGACTCGCTATGCTCTTCTCAATGCCGCTTGGTACGGTGTACCACAGCTTCGCGAACGGATGTTTATAGTGGGGATTAGAAAGGAATTTGGTGTCTTTCCTGAATTTCCTTCTATTGAACGAAAATATAATCTTCCTGTGGGGTATTCAACAGCTAGGGCAGGAAATGGACACGCCCAAGTCCTTTCCCCATGTGATCATTATGTGGATCACTTCAAGAAGAAATCTCGATTACAACCTGCTGTGTCCGCCTCTGAGGCTTTTTATGACCTTCCCCCGATTACATGGCATCTTGATGGAAGGAACGGTAAAGGGAATAAAAGGGATACCAGTAAGTTCTTTGATTACTTGAAAAGGGACTCTACATTTTCAAAAAAAATGAAGGAATGGCCCGGATTTCGATCGCAGGAGCAGTTTGATGGGAATGTCATACGTTATACTCCGCGTGATTATGAAACATTTAAGCGCATGCCTCATGGGGGGATGTACCCAGAAGCTCTTGAGACCGCGAATGCAATTTTTATTGAACGCATAGCTGAAGAAGAGAAAAAATTGGGTGTTAAAATCAAGGAGAGAAGTGAAAAATGGAATGAAGTATTTAAAGCCACGGTCCCTCCGTATAAGAACAACCGGTATCCCAACAAATTTAGGAAAATGTGGCCTGACCATCCCGCTAGAACGGTTCCTGCACACATAGGGAAGGATTCATATTCCCATATACACTTTGACAATGAACAGGCGAGATGCATTTCGGTTAGAGAAGCGGCAAGGCTTCAGTCCTTTCCCGATGCTTTTCGTATTGCAGGAAGTATGAATGCTCAGTTGACTCAAATAGGCAATGCCGTTCCTCCTCTGCTGGCTTGGGCGGTAGCCAAGGCGCTTGACGATCGGCTGGATAAAGGGTTTATGAATATTTGTCGATGA
- a CDS encoding McrB family protein — protein sequence MFAAREFAKSNLGWFMKTRQTIGEASGRERAININRDVFDVWFPNKGEDTSPEKIRTRYFDGNQLIQGLHEIVDDKRTIRNQGGGKNWRLAGDGIQGDWYDVRLGDLMLMAFDTASSILAWVVIRQGGDSSRSISAKEESVYQRVHAELGDGNRNMWIIPPLRAARISSIISDIFPKSGELLMLDKAMQTEWEAALDEMGFVVGNNVDLRLPLSLKAKRFVILSGLSGSGKTLLARSFTKWVTESSEQYEIVAVGANWISNENIVGYPDALDRERYEKTKALELILKADRDRSKPYFLILDEMNLSHVERYFADFLSAIESPSEPLRFHYDANGRAGVPSNIASLPSNLFIIGTINVDETTYLFSPKVLDRANIIEFRATGEALSGFLSSPVNAKSGVIESKGAGFGVHFVDSANDDSAVTVADPLVAAIVRGELVALFDLLSRYNSEFGFRTSLEILRYVEFFRRTMDPIVAEDIGTFCRTALDTQIMQKILTRLHGSRKKLAPILNELEVFCVKHHRWASVPSSGQDPREILINIDELSPDENISSEEGLDPFYSLSAEKIKRMKSKLEEGFASYAEA from the coding sequence GTGTTTGCAGCAAGAGAATTTGCTAAATCTAATTTAGGTTGGTTTATGAAAACCCGCCAAACAATAGGTGAGGCGTCTGGTAGAGAGCGGGCAATTAATATTAATCGCGATGTTTTTGATGTTTGGTTTCCCAACAAAGGAGAGGATACTTCTCCAGAAAAGATTAGAACCCGATATTTTGATGGTAATCAACTTATTCAAGGCCTGCATGAAATTGTTGATGATAAAAGAACGATTCGCAATCAGGGCGGGGGTAAGAATTGGCGTTTAGCCGGTGACGGAATTCAAGGTGATTGGTATGATGTCAGATTAGGTGATTTAATGCTTATGGCATTTGATACAGCTTCTTCAATCCTTGCTTGGGTTGTAATACGTCAAGGCGGAGATTCATCACGTAGCATATCTGCAAAAGAAGAGAGTGTTTATCAAAGGGTTCATGCAGAGTTGGGCGATGGAAATCGGAACATGTGGATCATTCCACCGCTAAGAGCGGCTAGGATTAGCAGTATCATTTCAGATATTTTTCCAAAATCCGGAGAGTTACTCATGCTAGACAAAGCAATGCAAACTGAATGGGAAGCAGCTTTGGATGAAATGGGATTTGTTGTGGGTAATAACGTAGACTTACGCCTTCCGTTGTCCTTAAAAGCGAAGCGGTTTGTAATCCTTTCAGGGTTATCCGGCTCAGGGAAAACCCTTCTTGCAAGATCATTTACTAAGTGGGTCACTGAATCGTCAGAGCAATATGAGATTGTTGCTGTAGGTGCCAATTGGATATCAAATGAAAATATAGTTGGGTACCCGGATGCTTTGGATAGGGAACGGTACGAAAAGACAAAGGCTTTGGAATTAATTCTCAAAGCCGACAGAGATAGAAGCAAACCATATTTTTTGATACTGGACGAAATGAATTTGTCACATGTTGAGAGGTATTTTGCCGATTTCCTTTCAGCGATTGAATCCCCCAGTGAACCCTTGAGGTTTCATTATGACGCCAATGGGCGTGCAGGAGTTCCTTCAAACATCGCCTCTTTGCCGAGCAATCTTTTTATAATTGGCACTATCAACGTAGATGAAACTACATATTTATTTTCACCAAAGGTTCTTGATAGAGCCAATATAATTGAATTTCGAGCAACAGGAGAAGCCTTGTCTGGTTTTCTGTCCTCTCCTGTAAATGCAAAATCCGGTGTTATCGAATCCAAAGGGGCAGGCTTCGGGGTTCACTTTGTAGACTCTGCAAATGACGATTCGGCAGTGACGGTTGCGGATCCTCTTGTTGCTGCTATTGTGAGAGGAGAGCTTGTTGCCCTCTTTGATTTGCTCTCCAGATACAATTCAGAATTCGGATTTAGAACCAGCTTGGAAATATTGCGATATGTTGAATTTTTTAGGAGGACAATGGATCCGATTGTTGCCGAAGATATTGGTACTTTTTGTCGAACTGCATTGGATACGCAGATCATGCAGAAGATTCTTACTCGGCTCCATGGTTCGAGGAAGAAATTGGCACCAATACTAAATGAGTTGGAAGTGTTTTGTGTTAAGCATCATCGGTGGGCTTCAGTCCCTTCTTCCGGACAAGACCCTCGTGAGATTTTAATTAACATTGATGAATTGTCCCCTGACGAAAATATTTCTTCTGAAGAAGGCTTAGATCCATTTTATTCTCTCAGCGCCGAAAAGATCAAACGAATGAAGAGCAAGCTTGAAGAAGGGTTTGCTAGTTATGCGGAGGCCTAA
- a CDS encoding DUF2357 domain-containing protein, producing MFVKSESLMEAVCFYDDSGVKLCEMELAVKAGSIPPPIVRLSKDEAREFGEEQIQLLESTRYHYILKKPLVELEEKSGIVERSPFASSTQDYGTINTGNLTGLLTLRLLKEEKPIGLARLEVRSKKVGYREDYQQMLQDIADHSIELLLRLPATTETRLTSDLCLDAQSIQQRFFFLRALLSSSDFNDAINQVTSRPHVSLRISQERQPTSKGIMGREAIRQLSYGSSRVSLPAGHPLSHRHPALKSLPRNVVRSTAEETVDTPENRFVKFVVEDMNNLLSSIEKTIKAAHPPLAWGQRFIKREVLPLQNKLEEILGAQFFRKVNGFSGVDFGSPVLQKKQGYREILQTWLKANAAAKLAWRGGEDLHQGGQRDIPTLYEYWVFFVIWSVLERLCCRELATATLNLFESSTDGFGLKLRSGKLFSTGGLKILHGGARLRLQFSYNRTFNVPSLSRVTKRIDYESSYPSSGSWTRSMRPDFTISVWAEEITSEEAELNNSICHVHFDTKYSVSDIMTVLGHPNEEVDVIKKEERFGCYRRGDLLKMHSYKDAIRRTHGAYIIYPGNSSKYSQGPKGYHAWLEFHEVLPGLGAFQISPGVNSDQSAKVLHGFLLDILDQFVLKESKLSQTNCLIGEINK from the coding sequence GTGTTTGTAAAATCTGAATCATTAATGGAAGCGGTGTGCTTTTATGATGATTCTGGTGTGAAACTTTGCGAAATGGAACTTGCGGTAAAAGCCGGTTCAATCCCCCCTCCCATTGTTCGGTTATCGAAAGATGAGGCTCGGGAATTTGGGGAGGAACAAATTCAGCTTTTAGAATCAACTCGCTATCACTACATCCTGAAAAAACCACTGGTTGAGCTTGAAGAGAAAAGTGGAATTGTTGAACGGTCGCCTTTTGCGTCCTCAACACAAGATTATGGTACAATTAATACGGGAAATCTTACAGGCCTGCTTACGCTTCGATTGTTAAAAGAAGAAAAGCCTATTGGCCTTGCTCGTCTTGAGGTGCGGTCTAAAAAGGTCGGGTACAGGGAAGACTATCAACAGATGCTGCAGGATATTGCAGATCATTCGATTGAGTTATTACTTAGACTTCCAGCTACAACAGAAACGCGATTGACTTCAGACTTATGCCTTGATGCTCAGTCGATCCAACAAAGATTTTTTTTCCTTCGAGCACTACTCTCATCTTCTGACTTCAATGACGCTATCAATCAAGTCACTTCAAGGCCTCACGTATCTCTGCGGATTTCACAAGAGAGGCAACCTACGAGCAAGGGAATAATGGGGCGTGAAGCAATCCGTCAGTTGAGTTATGGATCTTCGAGGGTATCGCTGCCTGCCGGTCATCCCTTATCCCACAGACACCCTGCTTTAAAATCTTTACCAAGGAATGTGGTCAGAAGCACTGCGGAGGAGACTGTTGATACTCCTGAAAATCGTTTTGTGAAATTTGTTGTTGAGGACATGAATAATTTGTTGTCTTCAATTGAAAAAACAATAAAGGCGGCACACCCTCCACTTGCTTGGGGGCAGCGTTTTATAAAACGGGAAGTTTTGCCTCTACAAAATAAACTGGAAGAGATATTAGGAGCGCAGTTTTTTCGGAAGGTAAATGGATTTAGCGGTGTTGACTTTGGTAGCCCCGTTCTACAGAAAAAACAGGGGTATCGGGAGATATTGCAGACTTGGCTTAAGGCGAATGCGGCGGCGAAATTGGCTTGGAGGGGCGGGGAAGATCTTCATCAGGGAGGACAGAGGGATATCCCGACACTTTATGAGTATTGGGTGTTCTTTGTGATTTGGAGTGTTTTAGAAAGGTTGTGCTGTAGGGAATTGGCAACGGCCACATTGAATCTCTTTGAATCGTCTACAGATGGTTTTGGCCTTAAGCTTCGGTCTGGTAAATTGTTTAGCACCGGTGGTTTAAAAATCCTCCATGGTGGAGCGCGGCTTAGGCTTCAGTTTTCTTACAATAGAACATTTAATGTACCTTCATTGAGCAGGGTAACGAAGAGGATTGACTACGAATCGTCATATCCTTCCTCTGGATCTTGGACTCGAAGCATGCGTCCGGATTTTACGATTTCTGTTTGGGCTGAAGAGATAACCTCTGAAGAGGCTGAGCTGAATAACAGTATTTGCCACGTCCATTTTGATACAAAGTACAGTGTTTCTGACATCATGACAGTTTTGGGTCATCCTAATGAAGAAGTTGATGTCATAAAAAAAGAAGAGCGATTTGGCTGCTATCGTCGGGGTGACCTACTTAAGATGCATAGCTATAAGGACGCCATTCGACGAACACACGGTGCGTATATCATCTATCCGGGGAATAGTAGCAAATATTCGCAAGGGCCGAAAGGATATCATGCATGGCTTGAGTTTCATGAAGTCTTGCCGGGGCTAGGTGCGTTTCAGATTTCTCCGGGAGTTAATAGCGATCAATCGGCCAAGGTTCTGCATGGTTTTCTTTTAGATATACTTGATCAGTTTGTTTTAAAAGAGAGTAAGTTAAGTCAAACGAATTGTCTTATTGGTGAAATCAATAAGTAG
- a CDS encoding tyrosine-type recombinase/integrase, whose product MAISVQCTSCYCTYKLGTKSCRKCKTNLQHHRKYKVMVKIRGRWKTKTVDSLKLAEQIEAKWKHDITIAAIMPEKIPVPTMQEVWDRFDKLHNSRLKSPRSWRKVWETRVQKRFGEIRLNEISPQDIAEFMCSMKSMRKTKGTRKPLAMETVAKNIKLVSRLFNYAIKNGLYEGINPTQKLDMPRYDNQVTNPLTDAELDRLMAVLDTWKNRMVALAFLFCLATGKRTGEVFNMTWQDVDYENNVIRFEIKSMVKGRYQYLPINDMMKNILAEAQAEKRTRSKLVFHSTNGKKIHYRWPWTRIKAAAKLRPKIRPHDLRHTFASRLISTGKVDLYTLQHILGHKTVTMTQRYAHLADELIKKGMKEADNILRYDKD is encoded by the coding sequence ATGGCGATAAGCGTTCAATGTACATCCTGCTACTGCACCTACAAGCTCGGTACCAAGTCCTGCCGCAAATGCAAAACCAACCTCCAGCACCACCGAAAGTACAAGGTCATGGTCAAAATACGAGGCCGCTGGAAGACGAAGACTGTCGACTCGCTAAAGCTTGCCGAACAGATCGAAGCAAAATGGAAACACGACATCACCATCGCGGCCATAATGCCAGAGAAAATACCGGTGCCAACAATGCAGGAAGTCTGGGACAGATTCGACAAACTACACAACTCCCGCCTGAAGTCGCCGAGATCATGGCGCAAAGTCTGGGAGACCCGCGTCCAAAAACGATTTGGCGAAATACGACTGAACGAAATATCACCTCAAGACATAGCCGAGTTCATGTGCTCCATGAAAAGTATGCGAAAGACCAAGGGGACTCGGAAACCTCTCGCAATGGAGACGGTCGCCAAAAACATAAAGCTCGTCAGTCGCCTCTTCAACTATGCCATTAAAAACGGACTCTATGAAGGTATCAATCCGACCCAAAAACTCGATATGCCGCGTTACGACAACCAAGTAACCAATCCCCTCACCGATGCGGAGTTAGACCGTCTCATGGCCGTTCTGGATACATGGAAGAACCGTATGGTAGCCCTTGCTTTCCTGTTTTGTCTCGCTACAGGGAAACGAACAGGGGAAGTCTTCAACATGACGTGGCAGGATGTGGACTACGAAAACAATGTCATCCGGTTCGAGATAAAGAGCATGGTCAAAGGGCGATACCAGTACCTGCCCATAAACGACATGATGAAAAACATCCTCGCCGAGGCCCAAGCAGAAAAGCGAACACGTTCCAAGCTCGTTTTTCACTCAACCAACGGGAAAAAGATTCATTACCGCTGGCCGTGGACACGAATAAAGGCCGCTGCCAAGTTGCGCCCAAAGATTCGCCCTCACGACCTAAGGCATACTTTTGCTTCAAGGCTTATCAGCACCGGCAAAGTCGATCTTTACACACTCCAACACATCCTTGGACACAAGACTGTGACCATGACCCAGCGGTATGCTCATTTAGCCGACGAGTTGATAAAAAAAGGTATGAAAGAAGCGGATAATATTCTTCGTTACGACAAGGATTAA
- a CDS encoding molybdopterin-containing oxidoreductase family protein translates to MKTSERKSDPDIRKIRTYCAQCFSNCPVVAHIANGKFIKISPDKEHHFYRPLCPKGFAGPELVSNKQRLTHPLKRTNPKGASDPGWERISWDEALDIVAEQMFQIKEQHGAEAFVFSQTNVSSPVWEITPFVRRLANIYGTPNHMTTTHICNWHRDNGSALTFGKMGEDFTAGWPDFNHTQCILIWGHNPANTFNAYNQQINSALKRKAKLIVIDPRRTKVAAKADSWLQIKPGTDGALALGMIHVMLEKSLYNRDFVTDWTNAPLLIRCDTGDLLRASDLDSSTNDNNIFAVISPETGLPTFYYPGEKTDFSPLLEARIEVLLADGQKIWCETVFSGLRKSVAQYTPEYVEKTTTIPAKDIIATVHLMVENSPSCWYSFNGVEQNLNATQTNRAICLFYALTGDYDRQGGNHINDFMPPLNYPFGFEFVTPEMFKKNIALPDHPLGPAGTIMSVPPHLICKAIEEDVPYPIKGLIVFGANTISSNPDSKRTSEALKRLDFHVHIDHFLNPTAELADIVLPSASFWETGRIGYPLAFQENKWVVQWREPVATPRGESKDELWIIFEIAKRLGMSDKFWNGNIDAAFDDMLNPVGLSLKALKENEGGVFIQGPVAYKKYQKKGFSSMTGRVELFSQQLKNIEQAPFPEWNDPLAILEKAGINSEDFPFVLITAKLREFCQSQHRAFPSLRKRHPQPFLEINKDKAETLGIADGATVSLETVHGKILLQAKLTQGLAQNVVCTQHGWWQTCPDLDLPGHDIYSLDGANVNLLVHADFTDKISGSVHMRGFPCNVKNDKD, encoded by the coding sequence ATGAAGACTTCGGAAAGGAAATCTGATCCAGACATTCGAAAAATACGAACCTATTGTGCACAATGCTTCAGTAATTGCCCGGTAGTGGCACATATCGCCAATGGCAAATTTATCAAGATCAGCCCAGACAAAGAGCACCATTTTTACAGACCTCTTTGCCCCAAAGGATTTGCCGGACCTGAGTTGGTATCAAACAAACAAAGACTGACTCACCCGCTGAAACGCACAAACCCCAAAGGGGCGAGCGATCCAGGCTGGGAACGCATAAGTTGGGATGAAGCTTTGGATATCGTCGCAGAACAAATGTTTCAAATTAAAGAGCAACATGGCGCTGAAGCATTCGTCTTTTCGCAAACGAATGTATCTTCTCCTGTATGGGAAATAACGCCCTTTGTTCGTCGATTGGCAAATATTTATGGCACCCCCAACCACATGACCACCACCCATATCTGCAACTGGCATCGGGACAATGGATCTGCTCTGACATTCGGGAAAATGGGCGAAGACTTTACCGCAGGATGGCCCGACTTCAATCACACACAATGCATACTGATATGGGGCCATAACCCTGCAAACACCTTCAACGCCTATAATCAACAGATCAACTCGGCCTTGAAACGAAAAGCCAAACTTATTGTTATTGATCCACGACGCACAAAAGTCGCGGCCAAGGCGGACTCATGGCTCCAGATCAAACCTGGCACAGATGGCGCCTTGGCCTTGGGCATGATCCACGTCATGCTGGAAAAATCTCTGTACAATAGGGACTTTGTAACCGATTGGACCAACGCACCGTTGCTGATTCGGTGCGACACCGGAGATTTACTCCGTGCTTCAGACTTGGATTCATCGACCAATGACAACAATATTTTTGCTGTTATTTCCCCCGAAACAGGTCTGCCAACATTTTATTACCCTGGGGAAAAAACCGACTTCTCGCCTCTACTCGAAGCACGGATAGAAGTTTTGCTCGCGGATGGGCAAAAAATATGGTGCGAAACCGTTTTCAGCGGCTTGAGAAAATCTGTTGCTCAATACACACCGGAATATGTGGAAAAAACAACCACAATCCCGGCTAAAGACATCATCGCAACAGTTCATTTGATGGTCGAGAACAGTCCTTCATGCTGGTATTCATTCAACGGCGTAGAGCAAAACCTCAATGCAACACAAACCAACAGGGCTATATGCCTGTTCTATGCCTTGACCGGAGACTATGACCGACAAGGCGGAAACCATATCAATGATTTCATGCCTCCACTAAATTACCCTTTCGGTTTTGAATTTGTGACACCAGAGATGTTCAAAAAAAACATTGCTTTACCCGATCACCCACTCGGTCCAGCCGGAACAATCATGTCAGTCCCACCGCACTTGATATGCAAGGCAATCGAAGAGGACGTCCCCTACCCAATAAAAGGGCTGATCGTTTTCGGGGCGAACACAATATCATCAAATCCTGACAGCAAAAGGACTTCGGAAGCCCTAAAACGACTAGACTTTCATGTTCATATTGACCACTTCCTCAACCCAACGGCGGAGTTGGCCGACATCGTCTTACCATCGGCCAGCTTCTGGGAAACAGGAAGAATCGGCTACCCATTGGCTTTTCAGGAAAACAAATGGGTGGTCCAATGGCGAGAACCAGTTGCAACTCCACGTGGCGAAAGTAAGGACGAATTGTGGATTATTTTTGAAATAGCAAAAAGACTCGGCATGTCCGACAAATTCTGGAACGGAAACATTGATGCTGCTTTTGATGACATGCTGAACCCTGTCGGCCTCTCGCTTAAGGCCCTCAAAGAAAACGAAGGGGGCGTCTTTATTCAAGGACCTGTGGCCTATAAAAAATATCAGAAAAAAGGATTCAGCAGCATGACTGGGCGAGTTGAACTTTTTTCCCAACAACTCAAAAATATTGAACAGGCTCCTTTTCCCGAGTGGAATGACCCGCTCGCTATTCTTGAAAAGGCAGGAATCAATTCCGAAGACTTCCCATTTGTATTGATTACCGCAAAACTCCGCGAATTCTGCCAATCACAGCACAGAGCTTTCCCCTCTCTGAGGAAAAGACATCCCCAACCCTTTCTAGAAATCAATAAAGATAAAGCTGAAACTCTCGGGATAGCGGACGGAGCCACCGTATCATTGGAAACAGTGCACGGTAAAATTCTCCTTCAAGCCAAATTGACTCAAGGTCTTGCCCAGAATGTTGTCTGCACACAACACGGCTGGTGGCAAACATGCCCCGACCTAGATCTCCCCGGGCACGATATCTATTCCCTCGACGGCGCAAATGTGAATCTCCTCGTCCACGCCGATTTCACGGACAAAATCAGCGGCTCTGTCCACATGCGCGGCTTCCCCTGCAACGTAAAGAACGATAAAGATTAA
- a CDS encoding MarR family winged helix-turn-helix transcriptional regulator: MKYADGEKLHTLFQVLQGAWKEVEKVEESVHRSSGLTGAQSKNISHLLNSGPMTISDLAFDRGVSRQSVQVAVSALAESGYVHFEDNPRHKRAKLLHVTDLGCSRFTTAQKAEYEILRRAFPDLKSEDVDVAVQVLQMIQESLSKVQESKSSKFS; the protein is encoded by the coding sequence ATGAAATATGCAGATGGTGAGAAACTTCATACGTTATTCCAAGTGCTCCAAGGAGCATGGAAGGAAGTCGAAAAGGTGGAGGAGTCGGTACATCGATCCAGCGGGTTGACCGGTGCACAAAGTAAGAATATTTCGCATTTGTTGAACAGCGGACCCATGACGATTTCAGATTTGGCGTTTGATCGGGGTGTTTCCCGTCAATCTGTTCAGGTTGCTGTCAGCGCATTGGCCGAAAGTGGCTATGTACATTTTGAAGACAACCCCAGGCATAAACGTGCAAAACTTTTGCACGTAACAGATCTTGGCTGTTCTCGATTCACCACCGCTCAGAAGGCAGAATATGAAATTCTTCGGAGAGCATTTCCGGATTTAAAGTCTGAAGATGTGGATGTGGCCGTTCAAGTCTTGCAAATGATCCAAGAAAGTTTATCGAAAGTTCAGGAGTCTAAATCGTCAAAATTTTCATGA